In Oryza sativa Japonica Group chromosome 2, ASM3414082v1, the following are encoded in one genomic region:
- the LOC4329852 gene encoding NAC domain-containing protein 73, translated as MARSWLITGRGVAKKIRNAPHCSSRPISELGAEAQMECPNCKHVIDNSDVAIQWPGLPAGVKFDPSDLELLEHLEQKIGLGGSKPHTFIDEFIPTIDNDEGICYSHPENLPGMKKDGTSGHFFHRVSNAYGCGQRKRRKISNCDHVVSVEHVRWHKTGKSKAIVEKGVTKGWKKIMVLYKSSQRGAKPDKANWVMHQYHLGAEEDEKDGELVVSKISYQLHGKQIDKSETGNADEESDAFAARVGPKTPKSNTPQPCRLKNSPCETENYDPILEDQDEEESNIPIVSLKDDAGNPAWCAGETQAAREAVQACPNLDESLRCHEVLDSFYHETLLPSDRPILSQGGNEILDRNLNAVYGLPDLYNVDLGTPPDFQLADLQFGSQESIGNWLDSI; from the exons atGGCGAG GTCTTGGCTTATAACTGGTAGGGGAGTTGCTAAGAAAATAAGAAATGCACCTCATTGCTCTAGTCGCCCAATAAGTGAATTGGGTGCAGAAGCACAGATGGAATGTCCAAACTGCAAACATGTTATTGATAACAGTGAT GTTGCTATACAGTGGCCTGGGCTGCCTGCTGGTGTCAAGTTTGATCCATCTGATTTGGAATTGCTTGAACATTTGGAACAAAAGATTGGCCTGGGGGGTTCAAAGCCACATACATTCATTGATGAATTTATTCCGACTATAGATAATGATGAAGGGATATGCTATTCACATCCGGAAAATCTTCCTG GTATGAAGAAAGATGGAACCAGTGGTCATTTCTTCCATAGAGTTTCAAATGCATATGGTTGTGGTCAGCGCAAGCGTCGAAAGATCAGTAACTGTGATCATGTTGTTTCTGTTGAACATGTGAGATGGCACAAGACAGGGAAATCCAAAGCCATAGTTGAAAAGGGGGTTACAAAAGGTTGGAAGAAAATAATGGTTCTGTACAAGAGTTCACAAAGAGGTGCCAAACCTGATAAGGCTAACTGGGTGATGCATCAGTACCATCTTGGGGCAGAAGAAGATGAAAAGGATGGGGAGCTTGTTGTCTCCAAAATCTCCTACCAGTTGCATGGAAAACAGATAGACAAGTCTGAAACAGGAAATGCTGATGAAGAATCTGATGCATTTGCTGCAAGGGTTGGTCCAAAAACTCCAAAGTCAAACACCCCACAGCCATGTCGCTTAAAAAACAGTCCATGTGAAACAGAAAATTACGATCCCATCTTGGAGGACCAG GACGAAGAGGAGTCTAACATACCTATTGTTAGCCTGAAGGATGATGCTGGGAATCCTGCGTGGTGCGCTGGAGAAACCCAGGCCGCGAGGGAAGCAGTTCAGGCCTGTCCTAACTTGGATGAATCCCTGCGCTGTCATGAAGTTCTGGATTCCTTCTATCATGAAACGTTGCTTCCTTCTGACCGCCCAATTCTGTCCCAAGGCGGGAATGAGATTCTTGACAGGAACCTGAATGCGGTGTATGGACTACCTGATCTCTACAATGTAGACCTTGGAACACCTCCAGATTTTCAGCTTGCT GATTTGCAGTTTGGATCACAGGAGAGCATTGGCAACTGGCTGGATAGCATCTAG
- the LOC4329853 gene encoding uncharacterized protein isoform X1, whose amino-acid sequence MEAAGYYNCKKNDGGICGGVCGGSEHGSKAILSMSRLKCALRGFDLRALLILLIGVPALIFIIYVHGQKVTYFLRPIWEKPPKPFNVLPHYYHENVSMANLCKLHGWKVRETPRRVFDAVLFSNELDILDIRWHELSPYVSEFVLLESNSTFTGLKKDLHFKENRQRFEFAESRLTYGMIGGRFVKGENPFVEESYQRVALDQLIKIAGITDDDLLIMSDVDEIPSGHTINLLRWCDDTPEVLHLQLRNYLYSFQFLLDDKSWRASIHRYRAGKTRYAHFRQTDDLLADSGWHCSFCFRHINDFVFKMQAYSHVDRIRFKYFLNPKRIQHVICQGADLFDMLPEEYTFQEIIAKLGPIPSTFSAVHLPAYLLEKMDQYRYLLPGNCMRESG is encoded by the exons atggaggcggcgggctACTACAACTGCAAGAAGAACGACGGCGGCATCTGCGGGGGCGTctgcggcggcagcgag CATGGTTCAAAGGCAATTCTGAGCATGTCAAGGTTGAAGTGTGCGCTTCGGGGGTTTGATTTGAGGGCACTTCTGATCCTCTTGATTGGTGTGCCAGCTCTAATATTCATTATATATGTTCATGGCCAGAAGGTGACTTACTTTCTTCGACCGATCTGGGAAAAACCGCCAAAGCCCTTCAATGTGCTTCCTCACTACTATCATGAAAATGTCTCGATGGCAAACCTATGCAAGTTGCATGGATGGAAAGTCAGGGAAACTCCACGCCGTGTTTTTGATGCTGTGCTTTTCAGCAATGAGCTTGACATTCTTGATATCCGTTGGCATGAGCTTAGCCCATATGTGTCAGAATTTGTGCTGCTCGAGTCCAACTCAACCTTCACTGGCCTGAAAAAGGATCTCCACTTCAAGGAAAACCGTCAACGCTTTGAATTTGCTGAATCACGGTTGACCTATGGTATGATAGGTGGAAGATTTGTGAAGGGGGAGAACCCATTTGTCGAGGAGTCATATCAAAGGGTTGCTCTTGACCAGCTTATCAAAATTGCTGGAATCACAGATGATGACCTTTTGATCATGTCTGATGTTGATGAGATCCCCAGTGGCCATACAATCAACCTCTTGAGGTGGTGTGATGACACTCCTGAAGTGCTTCATCTCCAGCTCAGGAACTATCTTTACTCATTTCAGTTTCTCCTTGACGACAAGAGTTGGAGGGCTTCAATACACAGATACCGGGCTGGAAAGACGAGGTATGCGCATTTCCGGCAAACAGACGACCTTCTGGCCGACTCAGGGTGGCACTGCAGCTTTTGCTTCCGGCACATAAATGATTTTGTCTTCAAAATGCAAGCTTACAGCCATGTTGACCGGATTAGATTTAAGTACTTCTTGAACCCCAAAAGGATTCAGCATGTGATATGCCAAGGAGCTGATCTTTTTGACATGCTTCCCGAAGAGTATACATTCCAAGAGATCATTGCCAAGTTGGGGCCAATCCCTAGCACATTTTCAGCTGTTCACCTTCCTGCTTATCTGTTGGAGAAAATGGACCAGTACCGCTATCTTCTTCCGGGCAACTGCATGCGAGAAAGTGGCTAG
- the LOC4329853 gene encoding uncharacterized protein isoform X2, with protein MLLAPVESRELAELHGSKAILSMSRLKCALRGFDLRALLILLIGVPALIFIIYVHGQKVTYFLRPIWEKPPKPFNVLPHYYHENVSMANLCKLHGWKVRETPRRVFDAVLFSNELDILDIRWHELSPYVSEFVLLESNSTFTGLKKDLHFKENRQRFEFAESRLTYGMIGGRFVKGENPFVEESYQRVALDQLIKIAGITDDDLLIMSDVDEIPSGHTINLLRWCDDTPEVLHLQLRNYLYSFQFLLDDKSWRASIHRYRAGKTRYAHFRQTDDLLADSGWHCSFCFRHINDFVFKMQAYSHVDRIRFKYFLNPKRIQHVICQGADLFDMLPEEYTFQEIIAKLGPIPSTFSAVHLPAYLLEKMDQYRYLLPGNCMRESG; from the exons ATGCTTCTGGCGCCGGTAGAATCTCGCGAGCTGGCCGAATTG CATGGTTCAAAGGCAATTCTGAGCATGTCAAGGTTGAAGTGTGCGCTTCGGGGGTTTGATTTGAGGGCACTTCTGATCCTCTTGATTGGTGTGCCAGCTCTAATATTCATTATATATGTTCATGGCCAGAAGGTGACTTACTTTCTTCGACCGATCTGGGAAAAACCGCCAAAGCCCTTCAATGTGCTTCCTCACTACTATCATGAAAATGTCTCGATGGCAAACCTATGCAAGTTGCATGGATGGAAAGTCAGGGAAACTCCACGCCGTGTTTTTGATGCTGTGCTTTTCAGCAATGAGCTTGACATTCTTGATATCCGTTGGCATGAGCTTAGCCCATATGTGTCAGAATTTGTGCTGCTCGAGTCCAACTCAACCTTCACTGGCCTGAAAAAGGATCTCCACTTCAAGGAAAACCGTCAACGCTTTGAATTTGCTGAATCACGGTTGACCTATGGTATGATAGGTGGAAGATTTGTGAAGGGGGAGAACCCATTTGTCGAGGAGTCATATCAAAGGGTTGCTCTTGACCAGCTTATCAAAATTGCTGGAATCACAGATGATGACCTTTTGATCATGTCTGATGTTGATGAGATCCCCAGTGGCCATACAATCAACCTCTTGAGGTGGTGTGATGACACTCCTGAAGTGCTTCATCTCCAGCTCAGGAACTATCTTTACTCATTTCAGTTTCTCCTTGACGACAAGAGTTGGAGGGCTTCAATACACAGATACCGGGCTGGAAAGACGAGGTATGCGCATTTCCGGCAAACAGACGACCTTCTGGCCGACTCAGGGTGGCACTGCAGCTTTTGCTTCCGGCACATAAATGATTTTGTCTTCAAAATGCAAGCTTACAGCCATGTTGACCGGATTAGATTTAAGTACTTCTTGAACCCCAAAAGGATTCAGCATGTGATATGCCAAGGAGCTGATCTTTTTGACATGCTTCCCGAAGAGTATACATTCCAAGAGATCATTGCCAAGTTGGGGCCAATCCCTAGCACATTTTCAGCTGTTCACCTTCCTGCTTATCTGTTGGAGAAAATGGACCAGTACCGCTATCTTCTTCCGGGCAACTGCATGCGAGAAAGTGGCTAG
- the LOC4329854 gene encoding uncharacterized protein has product MEAGGYYNCKKTDGICEDVCDSEHGSKAVFSMSRLKCALRGFDLRALLILLIGLPILIFVIYLHGQKVTYFLRPIWEKPPKPFKVLPHYYNENVSMANLCKLHGWKVRETPRRVFDAVLFSNELDILDIRWHELSPYVSEFVLLESNSTFTGLKKDLHFKENRQRFEFAESRLTYGMIGGRFVKGENPFVEESYQRVALDQLIKIAGITDDDLLIMSDVDEIPSGHTINLLRWCDDIPEVLHLQLRNYLYSFEFFLDDKSWRASIHRYRAGKTRYAHFRQTDDLLADSGWHCSFCFRYISDFVFKMQAYSHVDRIRFKYFLNPKRIQHVICRGADLFDMLPEEYTFQEIIAKLGPIPSTFSAVHLPAYLLEKVDQYSYLLPGRCMRESG; this is encoded by the exons atgGAGGCCGGCGGGTACTACAACTGCAAGAAGACGGACGGCATCTGCGAGGACGTCTGCGACAGCGAG CATGGTTCAAAGGCAGTTTTTAGTATGTCAAGGCTGAAGTGCGCACTTCGGGGGTTTGATTTAAGAGCACTTTTGATCCTCTTGATTGGTCTGCCAATTCTGATCTTTGTTATATACCTTCATGGCCAGAAAGTCACTTACTTCCTCAGACCAATCTGGGAAAAGCCCCCAAAGCCCTTCAAAGTACTTCCTCACTACTACAACGAAAATGTCTCAATGGCCAACTTATGCAAGTTACATGGATGGAAAGTCAGGGAAACGCCGCGGCGTGTTTTTGATGCTGTGCTTTTCAGCAACGAGCTTGATATTCTTGATATCCGTTGGCATGAGCTTAGCCCTTATGTGTCAGAGTTTGTGTTGCTTGAGTCCAACTCAACCTTCACTGGCCTTAAAAAGGATCTCCACTTCAAGGAAAACCGTCAACGTTTTGAATTTGCTGAATCACGGTTGACCTATGGTATGATAGGTGGTCGGTTTGTGAAGGGGGAGAACCCATTTGTCGAGGAGTCATATCAGAGGGTTGCTCTTGACCAGCTTATTAAAATTGCCGGGATCACAGATGATGACCTGTTGATCATGTCTGATGTTGATGAGATTCCAAGTGGGCATACGATCAACCTCTTGAGATGGTGTGATGACATACCTGAAGTACTCCATCTCCAGCTCAGGAACTATCTGtactcatttgaatttttcCTTGATGACAAAAGTTGGAGGGCTTCAATTCACAGATACCGGGCTGGAAAGACGAGGTATGCACATTTCCGGCAAACAGATGACCTTCTGGCTGATTCAGGATGGCACTGCAGCTTTTGTTTTCGCTACATTAGTGATTTTGTCTTCAAAATGCAAGCTTATAGCCATGTTGATCGGATTAGATTTAAGTACTTCCTGAACCCCAAAAGAATTCAGCATGTGATATGCCGAGGAGCCGATCTTTTCGACATGCTTCCTGAAGAATACACATTCCAAGAAATCATTGCCAAGCTGGGTCCAATCCCAAGCACATTTTCTGCCGTTCATCTTCCTGCTTATTTGCTAGAGAAAGTAGATCAGTACAGTTATCTTCTTCCAGGGCGATGCATGAGAGAGAGTGGCTAG